A part of Desulfofundulus salinus genomic DNA contains:
- a CDS encoding bifunctional phosphoglucose/phosphomannose isomerase produces MPILDDAQAMYNADTKGMLKALWELPEQCARAWELGMAADVSPMDDLRQVVVTGLGGSAIGGDLLRVYATQRLDVPVVVNRDYVLPKFVGPHTLVFAVSYSGNTEETLSAYSQAREKGARLVVLTTGGKLGELAKNDGVPVITVPGGIAPRSATGYLFIPTLAVLYRMGLLPDLSHEVAECTSLLQSMREKLKPEVPLDSNQAKMLAASFHNRIPVIWGSSGTTEVVAQRWKGQINENAKAPAYWNVFPELNHNELVGFEFPGELLRRLYVVILRDPQDHPRVQKRFAITREIMEGAVAGVVEIMARGSGALARMYSLVYIGDYASVYLAMLYGVDPGPVRVIDTLKARLAEE; encoded by the coding sequence TTGCCCATTCTGGATGATGCACAGGCCATGTATAATGCCGATACGAAGGGAATGCTCAAAGCCCTGTGGGAGCTGCCCGAACAATGTGCCCGGGCCTGGGAGCTGGGTATGGCCGCCGACGTTTCTCCCATGGATGATCTCCGCCAGGTAGTGGTTACCGGTCTCGGGGGTTCGGCTATCGGGGGCGATCTCCTGCGGGTTTATGCCACGCAGCGCCTGGACGTGCCGGTGGTGGTCAACCGGGACTACGTGCTGCCCAAATTTGTCGGACCGCACACCCTGGTTTTCGCCGTCAGTTATTCCGGCAATACCGAGGAAACCTTGAGCGCCTACTCCCAGGCCCGGGAAAAGGGCGCCAGGCTTGTGGTTTTAACCACCGGCGGCAAATTGGGAGAACTGGCCAAAAATGACGGCGTACCGGTGATTACCGTGCCCGGCGGCATTGCCCCCCGTTCGGCAACGGGATACCTCTTCATTCCCACCCTGGCCGTGCTTTACCGGATGGGTCTGTTGCCGGACCTCAGCCATGAGGTGGCCGAGTGCACTTCCCTGTTGCAATCCATGCGGGAGAAGCTCAAGCCGGAAGTTCCCCTGGATTCCAACCAGGCCAAGATGCTGGCGGCGAGTTTCCACAACCGCATTCCCGTAATCTGGGGTTCCAGCGGTACCACGGAAGTGGTGGCTCAGCGCTGGAAGGGGCAGATCAATGAAAATGCCAAGGCCCCGGCCTACTGGAACGTATTTCCGGAGTTAAACCATAATGAACTGGTTGGCTTTGAGTTTCCCGGTGAACTCCTGCGCCGGCTTTATGTGGTTATTTTGCGGGATCCCCAGGATCACCCGCGGGTTCAGAAACGTTTTGCCATCACCCGCGAAATCATGGAAGGTGCGGTGGCCGGTGTTGTCGAAATTATGGCCCGGGGCAGCGGTGCCCTGGCCCGCATGTACTCGCTGGTTTATATCGGAGACTATGCCAGCGTGTACCTGGCCATGCTGTACGGCGTGGACCCCGGCCCGGTCAGGGTGATCGACACGCTCAAAGCCCGCCTGGCGGAGGAGTGA
- the rapZ gene encoding RNase adapter RapZ, whose amino-acid sequence MRLVIVTGLSGAGKTQALRILEDLGFFCVDNLPPRLIPKFLELCSQSSRGINKIAVVVDIRGGEFFDALFEVLADLEKEGLRYEILFLETSDATLVRRYKESRRSHPLSVDGEVLQSIRQERERLRELRGRAHKIIDTSEMTPQQLKEELVSLFGDNAGAPLRITIISFGYKYGIPLDSDLVFDVRFLPNPHYDPALRPLTGNDPAVRDYVLCAPVSQEFVNRFYQFIDFLLPHYIQEGKTTLTIAVGCTGGQHRSVTLANCLGSHLAEQGYRVAVRHRDLSR is encoded by the coding sequence ATGCGGCTGGTAATTGTTACCGGCCTTTCGGGGGCCGGAAAGACCCAGGCCTTAAGGATTCTGGAGGATCTGGGCTTCTTTTGTGTGGACAACCTGCCTCCAAGGCTCATTCCCAAGTTTCTGGAGCTTTGTTCACAATCTTCCCGGGGGATTAATAAAATAGCTGTAGTGGTGGATATCCGTGGTGGGGAGTTTTTCGACGCCCTTTTTGAAGTGCTGGCCGACCTGGAGAAGGAGGGGCTTCGTTACGAGATATTGTTCCTGGAAACCTCCGATGCTACTCTGGTCCGCCGGTACAAGGAGTCCCGCCGCAGCCACCCCCTGAGCGTGGACGGGGAAGTGCTGCAGAGCATACGGCAGGAAAGGGAGCGGCTGCGGGAACTGCGGGGGCGGGCCCATAAAATAATTGACACTTCCGAAATGACTCCCCAGCAGCTGAAAGAAGAACTGGTCAGTTTATTTGGGGATAATGCCGGGGCGCCCTTGCGCATTACAATAATTTCCTTCGGGTACAAGTACGGCATACCCCTGGACAGCGACCTGGTTTTTGACGTGCGGTTTTTACCCAACCCTCATTACGACCCGGCGCTGCGCCCGCTGACCGGAAACGATCCGGCCGTGCGGGATTATGTCCTGTGCGCCCCGGTGAGCCAGGAATTCGTGAACCGGTTCTATCAGTTTATTGATTTTCTACTTCCCCACTACATCCAGGAAGGCAAAACCACCCTGACCATTGCCGTTGGCTGTACCGGTGGCCAGCACCGTTCCGTAACCCTGGCCAACTGTCTGGGGTCCCACCTGGCGGAGCAGGGTTACCGGGTGGCCGTGCGGCACCGGGATCTCTCCCGTTAA
- a CDS encoding gluconeogenesis factor YvcK family protein, with the protein MQLFKWLYPGLHFKRWLALSFLGLVLAATGIGLLGRSLPREHQAVLMTWFAELFGPGRVWLGGALLLVLGLPALVYGNFKAFRSVVDALAPGESTRLVDIIYTRQHLRRGPRIVVIGGGTGLSVLLRGLKQYTSNITAIVTVADDGGSSGRLRGELGMLPPGDIRNCLVALADKESLMEDLLQYRFKSGDLAGHNLGNLLLAALNHVAGGFHEAVQALSKVLAIRGQVLPVTLQNVVLGAELSDGTLVYGESSIPQCRKPIKRVFLVPGDCYPLPEALQAIAEADAVVLGPGSLYTSILPNLLVRGIPEAIARTRAVRVYVCNVMTQPGETDGYAASDHLQAIFTHAGPIVDYVVVNQGGIPSRLKARYRREGAVPVVVDGDKLRQMGVKVIGANLVHESNVVRHHPDKLARLILELALLERKAGEPFGSFNGSLNGSLRSGRM; encoded by the coding sequence ATGCAACTTTTCAAGTGGCTTTACCCCGGTTTGCATTTCAAGCGCTGGCTGGCCCTGTCCTTTTTGGGCCTGGTGCTGGCCGCCACCGGCATCGGCCTTTTAGGCCGATCTCTGCCCCGGGAGCACCAGGCGGTGCTGATGACCTGGTTCGCGGAGCTTTTCGGCCCCGGGCGGGTTTGGCTCGGGGGCGCGCTTCTCCTGGTGCTGGGCCTGCCGGCTCTGGTCTACGGCAACTTTAAGGCCTTTCGTTCGGTGGTGGACGCCCTGGCCCCCGGGGAGAGCACGCGCCTGGTGGATATTATCTATACCCGCCAGCACCTGCGCCGGGGGCCCCGGATAGTGGTAATTGGTGGAGGCACGGGGCTATCGGTATTGTTGAGGGGCTTGAAACAATATACCAGCAATATTACGGCCATTGTCACCGTGGCCGATGACGGCGGGAGTTCCGGCCGGCTGAGGGGGGAGTTAGGCATGCTTCCCCCGGGGGACATCCGCAACTGCCTGGTGGCCCTGGCGGATAAGGAATCGTTGATGGAGGACCTGCTCCAGTACCGCTTTAAAAGCGGGGACCTGGCCGGCCACAACCTGGGCAACCTGCTCCTGGCGGCGCTGAACCACGTGGCCGGGGGGTTTCATGAAGCCGTGCAGGCCTTGAGCAAGGTTCTGGCCATCAGGGGGCAGGTATTGCCCGTTACCCTGCAAAATGTGGTTCTGGGGGCGGAACTATCCGACGGCACGCTGGTATACGGGGAATCTTCCATTCCCCAGTGCAGGAAGCCCATTAAACGGGTCTTCCTGGTGCCCGGGGATTGCTATCCCCTGCCCGAGGCGCTGCAGGCCATTGCGGAGGCGGATGCGGTGGTCCTGGGGCCGGGGAGCCTTTATACCAGCATCCTGCCCAACCTTCTGGTGCGGGGAATTCCGGAGGCCATTGCCCGCACCCGGGCCGTGCGCGTTTATGTCTGCAACGTGATGACCCAGCCCGGAGAAACCGACGGTTACGCCGCCAGCGACCATCTCCAGGCCATCTTTACCCACGCCGGTCCCATTGTGGATTACGTGGTGGTCAACCAGGGCGGCATACCGTCCCGGTTAAAGGCGCGCTACCGCCGGGAGGGAGCAGTGCCGGTGGTGGTGGATGGGGATAAGCTGCGGCAGATGGGGGTGAAGGTAATTGGTGCCAACCTGGTGCACGAAAGCAACGTGGTCCGCCATCACCCCGATAAACTGGCCCGCCTGATCCTGGAGCTGGCCCTCCTGGAGCGGAAAGCGGGAGAACCCTTCGGGTCGTTCAACGGCTCTTTAAACGGCAGCCTGCGTTCGGGGCGCATGTGA
- a CDS encoding polysaccharide deacetylase family protein produces MSARILIVIVTLPLLLLLVLAGARHAADSLAQSLAPPLPPPERGEMEIPILMYHKVNPDPRMGGLGLRVPPEKFARQMEYLAGQGFHTVSLIDVVDHLQWGKPLPPRPVVITFDDGYLDNYTYAFPILKKYGFTATVFVVAHTVGKTNTFDAGRQPVNKMAGWRELKEMADYGITIGAHTLDHPRLTQLSLEEARRQIKESKILLEAELGRPVEVFSYPYGKYNRELARVVRESGYRAAVTTEQGLAGPGDDPFTLKRVRVMGSYDLQKFITELVKHYYPPSPVEK; encoded by the coding sequence ATGAGCGCGAGAATTTTGATCGTCATCGTGACGCTGCCGCTGCTTTTACTGCTGGTTCTGGCCGGCGCCCGGCACGCGGCCGATTCCCTGGCCCAGAGCCTGGCTCCCCCCCTCCCGCCGCCTGAGCGGGGAGAGATGGAGATACCCATTCTGATGTACCACAAGGTAAACCCCGATCCCCGTATGGGAGGTCTGGGTCTGCGGGTGCCCCCGGAAAAATTCGCCCGGCAAATGGAATACCTGGCCGGCCAGGGGTTTCACACCGTTTCCCTCATCGACGTGGTGGATCACCTGCAGTGGGGGAAACCCCTGCCGCCCCGGCCGGTGGTGATTACTTTTGACGACGGCTACCTTGACAATTATACTTATGCCTTTCCCATTTTAAAAAAGTATGGTTTTACCGCTACCGTTTTTGTGGTGGCCCATACGGTGGGCAAGACAAATACCTTCGATGCTGGAAGACAGCCGGTAAATAAAATGGCCGGCTGGCGGGAGCTTAAGGAGATGGCCGATTACGGCATAACCATTGGTGCCCATACCCTGGATCACCCCAGGTTGACCCAGCTTTCTTTGGAGGAAGCCCGGCGCCAGATTAAAGAAAGCAAGATCCTCCTGGAAGCGGAGCTGGGGCGGCCGGTAGAGGTTTTCAGCTATCCTTACGGCAAGTACAACCGGGAGCTGGCCCGGGTGGTGAGGGAAAGCGGGTACCGGGCTGCCGTTACGACCGAGCAGGGCCTGGCAGGCCCCGGGGATGACCCCTTTACCCTGAAACGGGTGCGTGTCATGGGTAGCTACGACCTGCAGAAGTTCATTACGGAACTGGTGAAGCATTATTATCCCCCCTCACCAGTTGAGAAGTGA
- the whiA gene encoding DNA-binding protein WhiA — MSFSTLTKNELARVVGKEKCCRLAELAALVKMDGSLSIGAGPKTALTISTENAAVARKIFSLFKEIFGVYTEVLVQRKNRLRKKNLYQVRVSPPSGMADILRRLGMADARGQLTEGIPRELVRRECCRRAYLRGAFLGGGSVNNPEGTYHLEIITGNAELARALGRLMQEFGLEARVSARKNWHVVYLKDSDQIVALLNIMGAHTALLNFENVRIYKDMRNQVNRLVNCETANLNKVVDAALRQVENIRFIAATMGLEKLPPALRQVAEVRLQYPDASLRELGEMLEPRVGKSGVNHRLRRLDDIAKKLREPSCEAPAEKG, encoded by the coding sequence ATGTCCTTTTCTACCCTGACGAAAAATGAACTGGCCCGGGTGGTGGGGAAGGAAAAATGCTGCAGGCTGGCCGAACTGGCCGCCCTGGTGAAAATGGACGGCAGCCTGTCCATTGGCGCCGGGCCGAAGACTGCACTGACCATAAGCACGGAAAATGCAGCCGTTGCCCGGAAAATTTTTTCTCTTTTCAAAGAAATCTTTGGTGTGTATACCGAAGTCCTGGTGCAGCGCAAGAACCGGTTGCGCAAAAAGAACCTCTACCAGGTGCGGGTCTCCCCCCCGTCCGGGATGGCCGATATTTTGCGCCGCCTGGGTATGGCGGATGCCCGGGGCCAGTTGACCGAGGGTATTCCCAGGGAGCTGGTGCGCCGGGAATGCTGCCGCCGGGCCTACCTGCGGGGAGCCTTCCTGGGAGGAGGGTCGGTGAACAACCCCGAGGGCACCTATCATCTGGAGATCATCACGGGAAACGCCGAGCTGGCCCGGGCGCTCGGCCGGCTGATGCAGGAATTTGGCCTGGAGGCTCGGGTGAGCGCCCGTAAAAACTGGCATGTGGTTTATTTAAAGGACAGCGACCAAATTGTAGCCCTGCTGAATATTATGGGAGCCCATACGGCCCTGCTGAATTTTGAAAACGTACGCATATACAAGGACATGCGCAACCAGGTGAACCGCCTGGTGAACTGTGAAACGGCCAATCTGAATAAAGTGGTGGATGCGGCCCTGCGCCAGGTGGAGAATATTCGTTTCATTGCCGCCACCATGGGGCTGGAAAAGCTTCCGCCGGCTTTGCGGCAGGTAGCCGAGGTTCGCCTGCAGTATCCCGACGCAAGTTTGCGGGAACTGGGGGAAATGCTCGAGCCCCGGGTGGGGAAGTCCGGCGTAAACCACCGGCTGCGCAGGCTGGATGATATTGCCAAAAAGCTTCGCGAACCTTCGTGCGAGGCTCCCGCCGAAAAAGGGTAG
- the rpoN gene encoding RNA polymerase factor sigma-54, with the protein MRLGYGLNVEQTQKLIMTPELRQAITVLQLSSLELSLYIEQQLQENPLLELREEEADGNGEEGEFEWELEGEEEKREYDLDWEEYFQDSSDLGFPRVERDPEPPAHNYESFLSQAPTLMEHLMFQLYLSKCSPEARAIGEYLIGNIDEHGYLQTSVEEAAKQLAVHPRAVEETLELIQTFDPPGVGARTLQECLLIQVNQLGIKDPLLERIIRYHLMDLARGKFNRLAQQLNVPVQEIQRVADILKTLDPKPGRNFSTPHDVRYVVPDIVVEKVGDDYIILINDVSVPRLTINPAYRAVLSQQENYDSRTRRFVESKLNAAAWLIRSIEQRRLTLYKVASCVVQLQRDFLDHGVKYLKPLNLKQVAEMVGLHESTVSRATSNKYIQTPQGVFEMKYFFPTGINSDGGNLTSAESIKKMLQEIVAAEDPKEPLNDQKIVEILYKQGIRISRRTVAKYRGELGIPPVQQRKRY; encoded by the coding sequence ATGCGCCTGGGTTACGGACTTAACGTGGAACAAACACAAAAGTTAATCATGACTCCCGAGCTGCGTCAGGCCATAACCGTGCTGCAGCTGTCTTCCCTGGAGCTTTCCCTGTATATAGAACAACAGCTGCAGGAGAATCCTCTTCTGGAGTTGCGGGAAGAAGAAGCGGACGGGAACGGGGAAGAAGGAGAATTTGAGTGGGAGCTTGAGGGGGAGGAAGAAAAGAGAGAATATGACCTGGACTGGGAGGAGTATTTCCAGGATTCCAGCGATCTGGGCTTTCCCCGGGTGGAGCGGGATCCCGAGCCCCCCGCCCACAATTATGAAAGTTTCCTTTCCCAGGCGCCTACCCTGATGGAACACCTGATGTTCCAGCTGTATTTAAGCAAGTGCAGCCCCGAAGCGCGGGCTATCGGTGAATACCTGATCGGCAATATTGATGAACACGGCTACCTCCAGACCAGTGTGGAGGAGGCGGCCAAACAACTGGCCGTACATCCCCGGGCCGTGGAAGAGACGCTGGAACTAATCCAGACCTTTGACCCGCCGGGGGTAGGTGCCCGCACCCTGCAGGAATGCCTGCTGATTCAAGTCAACCAGTTGGGTATTAAAGATCCGCTGCTGGAACGGATCATCCGCTATCATCTGATGGATCTGGCCAGGGGCAAGTTTAACCGCCTGGCCCAGCAGTTAAATGTTCCCGTGCAGGAAATCCAGCGGGTGGCTGATATTTTAAAAACCCTGGACCCGAAACCCGGCCGCAACTTTTCCACTCCCCATGACGTGCGCTATGTGGTACCGGATATAGTGGTGGAAAAAGTGGGAGATGACTATATCATCCTCATCAACGATGTGTCCGTGCCCCGCCTTACCATCAATCCCGCCTACCGTGCGGTGCTCAGCCAGCAGGAAAACTATGATTCCCGCACCCGCCGGTTTGTGGAAAGCAAGCTCAATGCGGCGGCCTGGTTGATCCGCAGCATTGAACAGCGGCGCTTGACCCTCTATAAGGTGGCCAGCTGTGTAGTACAGCTGCAGCGTGATTTTCTGGACCACGGGGTGAAATATTTAAAACCCCTTAATTTGAAGCAGGTGGCTGAAATGGTCGGCCTGCATGAATCTACCGTGAGCCGGGCCACTTCCAACAAGTATATCCAGACCCCCCAGGGGGTATTTGAAATGAAATATTTCTTCCCCACGGGAATTAACAGCGATGGCGGGAACCTGACCTCTGCCGAAAGCATTAAGAAGATGCTCCAGGAAATTGTGGCGGCGGAGGATCCCAAAGAGCCTTTAAATGACCAGAAGATTGTGGAAATTTTATATAAACAAGGAATTCGCATCTCCCGGCGCACCGTGGCTAAATACCGGGGTGAACTGGGTATTCCTCCCGTCCAGCAGAGGAAGCGCTACTAG
- the gap gene encoding type I glyceraldehyde-3-phosphate dehydrogenase: MTVKIGINGFGRIGRNVLRASLRHPEIQVVAVNHKSRRLPVNGNYARTLAHALKYDSVHGRLDADVQADERSLVVNGREIVVLAEANPASIPWGELGVDVVVESTGRFKTAEDASVHLTSGAKKVVISAPAKGDILTVVMGVNEELYDPAVHHVVSNASCTTNCLAPVAKVLDEQFGIVKGLMTTVHAYTNDQQILDMPHRDLRRGRAAGMSIIPTTTGAARAVELVLPQLKGRLNGMAMRVPTPNVSVVDFVAQLRRPVTVEEVNGALKDASEGELRGILAYSDLPLVSVDYCGDPHSAIVDGPSTMIIGEDMVKVVAWYDNEWGYSNRILDLILYMAKRGF, translated from the coding sequence ATGACGGTAAAAATAGGGATTAATGGTTTCGGCCGGATAGGGAGAAATGTTCTGCGGGCATCGCTCCGGCATCCCGAGATCCAGGTGGTGGCCGTAAACCACAAGTCCCGGCGGCTTCCGGTGAATGGAAACTACGCCCGCACCCTTGCCCACGCTTTGAAATACGACTCGGTACACGGCCGGCTGGATGCCGATGTGCAGGCCGATGAGCGCTCCCTGGTGGTAAACGGCCGGGAGATCGTGGTCCTGGCCGAGGCAAATCCCGCCAGCATCCCCTGGGGCGAACTGGGGGTGGATGTGGTGGTGGAGTCCACCGGCAGGTTCAAAACGGCGGAAGATGCCTCCGTGCACCTTACCAGCGGGGCCAAAAAGGTGGTGATCAGCGCTCCGGCCAAGGGCGACATCCTCACGGTGGTTATGGGCGTCAATGAGGAACTGTATGATCCCGCCGTACATCACGTGGTTTCCAACGCCTCCTGCACCACCAACTGCCTGGCGCCGGTGGCCAAAGTACTGGATGAGCAATTCGGCATAGTCAAGGGTCTCATGACCACCGTCCATGCCTATACCAACGACCAGCAGATCCTGGATATGCCCCACCGGGACCTGCGCCGGGGCCGGGCCGCAGGCATGAGCATTATTCCCACTACCACCGGTGCGGCCAGGGCAGTGGAGCTGGTGCTCCCGCAGTTGAAAGGCAGGCTGAACGGTATGGCCATGCGGGTGCCTACGCCCAATGTCAGCGTGGTGGATTTTGTGGCCCAGCTGCGCCGGCCCGTTACGGTGGAGGAGGTCAACGGGGCCCTGAAGGATGCTTCCGAGGGTGAGCTCAGGGGGATCCTGGCCTACAGCGACCTGCCTTTAGTATCGGTGGATTACTGCGGGGATCCCCACTCGGCCATTGTGGACGGCCCATCGACCATGATCATTGGTGAGGACATGGTTAAAGTGGTGGCCTGGTACGACAATGAATGGGGTTATTCCAACCGCATCCTGGACTTAATTTTATACATGGCCAAAAGAGGATTTTAG
- a CDS encoding phosphoglycerate kinase produces MEVTGKRVLVRVDFNVPLDQEGNVADDTRIRAALPTIQYLIDRQARVILASHLGRPKGKVDDRYRLDPVARRLSQLLGRPVVKVDDCVGDEPKKAIAGMRPGDVVLLENVRFYPGEEKNDEKFARQLAELADVYVNDAFGTAHRAHASTEGVAHFLPAAAGFLMEKEITVLNQALSNPTRPFVAILGGAKVSDKIGVIENLLGKVDALLIGGGMANTFLAARGFSLGKSLLEADRVALARDLMARAEKAGVKLVLPADLVVAEAARPEAEPRVVAVDAVPEEWMALDIGPKTVESFAAEVRDAGTVIWNGPMGVFEMAPFAAGTFGLAKALAGSKATTIVGGGDTAAAVEKAGVADRMSHISTGGGASLEFLEGKVLPGVAVLMDTGK; encoded by the coding sequence ATGGAAGTGACCGGTAAGCGGGTACTGGTACGGGTAGATTTTAACGTACCCCTGGACCAGGAGGGTAATGTTGCCGATGACACCCGGATCCGGGCGGCACTACCGACCATACAGTACCTGATTGACAGGCAGGCCAGGGTAATCCTGGCCTCCCATTTGGGGCGTCCCAAGGGCAAAGTGGACGACCGCTATCGCCTGGACCCGGTGGCCCGGCGTCTCTCCCAGCTGCTGGGCAGGCCGGTGGTCAAAGTGGACGATTGTGTCGGGGATGAACCCAAAAAGGCCATTGCCGGGATGCGGCCCGGCGATGTGGTGCTGCTGGAAAATGTGCGTTTTTACCCCGGAGAGGAAAAAAACGATGAAAAGTTTGCCCGGCAGCTGGCCGAACTGGCCGACGTTTATGTGAACGATGCCTTTGGCACCGCCCACCGGGCCCACGCCTCCACCGAGGGGGTGGCCCACTTTTTGCCCGCCGCGGCCGGGTTCTTGATGGAAAAGGAAATTACCGTGCTGAACCAGGCCCTGTCCAATCCCACCCGTCCCTTTGTGGCCATCCTGGGTGGGGCCAAGGTTTCCGATAAGATTGGGGTGATTGAAAACCTCCTGGGCAAGGTGGACGCCCTGCTCATTGGCGGGGGCATGGCCAATACCTTCCTGGCCGCCCGGGGATTCTCCCTGGGCAAGTCGCTGCTGGAAGCGGACCGGGTGGCCCTGGCCCGGGATTTAATGGCCCGGGCGGAAAAGGCGGGCGTCAAACTGGTGTTGCCCGCGGACCTGGTGGTTGCCGAGGCGGCCCGCCCGGAAGCGGAACCCAGGGTGGTAGCGGTGGATGCCGTGCCGGAAGAGTGGATGGCCCTGGACATCGGCCCGAAAACGGTAGAGTCCTTTGCCGCCGAAGTGCGGGATGCCGGTACCGTCATCTGGAACGGCCCAATGGGTGTCTTTGAGATGGCCCCCTTTGCCGCGGGCACCTTTGGCCTGGCAAAGGCGCTGGCCGGGAGCAAAGCCACCACCATCGTGGGCGGGGGAGATACAGCGGCGGCGGTGGAAAAGGCCGGGGTGGCCGACAGGATGTCCCATATCTCCACCGGCGGCGGCGCCTCCCTGGAGTTTCTGGAAGGGAAGGTCCTGCCCGGCGTGGCCGTGTTAATGGACACGGGGAAGTGA
- the tpiA gene encoding triose-phosphate isomerase encodes MRIPLLAGNWKMYKTVTEAVEFVRGLKEALAGVRGVEVAVCPPFTALHAVARELEGSSIALGAQNMYRAEEGAYTGEISPVMLKEVGCRYVILGHSERRQYFGESDEDVNAKVKAALKHGLVPIVCVGERLEEREAGHTEMVVGAQVRRSLAGLSSTELAGLVVAYEPVWAIGTGRTASPEDAQQVNAFIRRLLAEMGGREAARQVRIQYGGSVKPENAAELLGQPDIDGALVGGASLKVDSFAAIVRAALRE; translated from the coding sequence ATGCGTATACCCCTTCTGGCGGGTAACTGGAAAATGTATAAAACTGTCACCGAAGCGGTAGAATTCGTGCGGGGGCTAAAAGAGGCCCTGGCCGGCGTCCGGGGGGTGGAGGTAGCCGTTTGTCCCCCCTTTACCGCCCTGCACGCCGTGGCCCGGGAACTGGAGGGCAGCAGCATCGCCCTGGGTGCCCAGAATATGTACCGGGCCGAAGAAGGAGCCTATACGGGGGAAATTTCCCCGGTCATGTTGAAGGAAGTCGGCTGCCGCTACGTGATCCTGGGCCACTCGGAACGGCGGCAGTATTTCGGCGAAAGTGATGAAGATGTTAACGCCAAGGTAAAAGCGGCCCTTAAACACGGGCTCGTCCCCATTGTTTGCGTGGGCGAACGCCTGGAGGAAAGGGAAGCGGGACATACGGAAATGGTTGTCGGTGCCCAGGTGCGCCGCTCACTGGCCGGCCTTTCCAGCACCGAGCTGGCCGGCCTGGTGGTGGCCTACGAGCCGGTGTGGGCCATCGGCACCGGCCGTACGGCCTCGCCGGAAGACGCCCAGCAGGTGAACGCCTTTATCCGCCGCCTGCTGGCCGAGATGGGCGGCCGGGAGGCGGCCCGGCAGGTGCGCATCCAGTACGGCGGCAGTGTCAAGCCGGAAAATGCCGCCGAACTGCTGGGGCAGCCCGATATAGACGGCGCCCTGGTGGGCGGCGCCAGCCTGAAGGTGGACAGCTTTGCCGCCATTGTCCGGGCGGCGCTGCGGGAATAG